The Kitasatospora setae KM-6054 genome contains a region encoding:
- the hppD gene encoding 4-hydroxyphenylpyruvate dioxygenase, translated as MTAEAAVELTPEELQAGLTAEQLRTLVGLVEYDASTDPFPVTAQDAVVFVVGNATQTAQFYQAVFGMELVAYSGPETGRRDRKAFVLRSGSCRFVIKGGVSPDSPLLDHHRRHGDGVVDLALEVPDVDRCIAHARAQGATVLEEPNDVTDEHGTVRRAAIAAYGETRHTLVDRSRYTGPYLPGYVARKSTVVRPEGAPKRLFQALDHAVGNVELGKMDEWVSFYNRVMGFVNMAEFVGDDIATDYSALMSKVVASGNHRVKFPLNEPAVAKKKSQIDEYLEFYTGPGCQHMALATNDILTTVDVLRSRGVEFLSTPDSYYEDPELRERIGHVRVPIEELQSRGILVDRDEDGYLLQIFTKPIGDRPTVFYEFIERHGSLGFGKGNFKALFEAIEREQDRRGNL; from the coding sequence ATGACCGCCGAAGCCGCCGTTGAACTGACCCCCGAGGAGCTGCAGGCCGGCCTGACCGCCGAGCAGCTGCGGACCCTGGTGGGCCTGGTCGAGTACGACGCCTCGACCGACCCGTTCCCGGTCACCGCCCAGGACGCGGTGGTCTTCGTGGTGGGCAACGCGACCCAGACGGCGCAGTTCTACCAGGCCGTGTTCGGCATGGAGCTGGTCGCCTACTCGGGCCCGGAGACCGGCCGCCGGGACCGCAAGGCGTTCGTGCTGCGCTCGGGCTCCTGCCGCTTCGTGATCAAGGGCGGTGTCTCGCCGGACAGCCCGCTGCTCGACCACCACCGCCGGCACGGCGACGGCGTGGTCGACCTGGCGCTGGAGGTCCCGGACGTCGACAGGTGCATCGCGCACGCCCGCGCCCAGGGCGCCACCGTCCTGGAGGAGCCGAACGACGTCACCGACGAGCACGGCACGGTCCGCCGGGCCGCGATCGCCGCGTACGGCGAGACCCGGCACACCCTGGTCGACCGCTCCCGCTACACCGGCCCGTACCTGCCGGGCTACGTCGCCCGCAAGTCGACCGTGGTCCGCCCCGAGGGCGCGCCGAAGCGGCTGTTCCAGGCGCTGGACCACGCGGTGGGCAACGTCGAGCTCGGCAAGATGGACGAGTGGGTGTCGTTCTACAACCGGGTGATGGGCTTCGTGAACATGGCGGAGTTCGTCGGCGACGACATCGCCACCGACTACTCGGCGCTGATGTCGAAGGTGGTGGCGAGCGGCAACCACCGGGTGAAGTTCCCGCTGAACGAGCCGGCCGTCGCGAAGAAGAAGTCGCAGATCGACGAGTACCTGGAGTTCTACACCGGCCCGGGCTGCCAGCACATGGCGCTGGCCACCAACGACATCCTGACCACGGTCGACGTGCTGCGCTCGCGCGGCGTCGAGTTCCTCTCCACCCCGGACTCCTACTACGAGGACCCGGAGCTGCGCGAGCGGATCGGCCACGTCCGGGTCCCGATCGAGGAGTTGCAGTCGCGCGGCATCCTGGTCGACCGCGACGAGGACGGCTACCTGCTGCAGATCTTCACCAAGCCGATCGGCGACCGGCCGACCGTCTTCTACGAATTCATCGAGCGGCATGGTTCGCTGGGCTTCGGCAAGGGCAACTTCAAGGCCCTCTTCGAGGCGATCGAGCGCGAGCAGGACCGGCGCGGCAACCTCTGA
- a CDS encoding phosphoribosyltransferase family protein, with the protein MRFTDRTDAGRRLAEALTRADPGLRGAVVVGLPRGGVPVAAVVAAALGTELDVCVVRKLGVPGQPEVAMGAVGEDGARVVNQRVVDAAAVPPEAFAAVEARERAELARRAAVYRGGREPVPLAGRTVLVVDDGVATGASARAACRIVRARGAARVVLAVPVAPPGWAALLADAADAYVAVRTPAGFRAVGESYRDFRQVPDAGVLAALERPAAGAAPETVRYEPASASGPAVLEVPELPSGVVVFAPGDGAGHPAVAARLHRERLATVRFGPSAPGGDAAERREVSGPGPAGGRLAAATRAVLRHPALAGLSYGWFGAGSGAAAALGAAAGPDAPGGGPAAIVACGVRPESAAVRLSSVTAPTLLVAGGANPEVVEWNRRARAELGGESALRIVPGAGQLFEEPGGWEAVAELAAGWFARRLPGRSGGERAER; encoded by the coding sequence ATGCGCTTCACCGACCGCACCGACGCGGGCCGCCGCCTCGCCGAGGCGCTGACCCGCGCGGACCCCGGCCTGCGCGGCGCCGTCGTGGTCGGGCTGCCGCGCGGCGGGGTCCCGGTGGCGGCGGTGGTGGCGGCGGCGCTGGGCACGGAGCTGGACGTCTGCGTGGTGCGGAAGCTGGGCGTGCCGGGGCAGCCGGAGGTCGCGATGGGCGCGGTCGGCGAGGACGGCGCGCGGGTGGTGAACCAGCGGGTGGTGGACGCGGCGGCGGTGCCGCCGGAGGCGTTCGCCGCCGTCGAGGCGCGCGAGCGGGCCGAGCTGGCCCGGCGGGCGGCGGTCTACCGGGGCGGGCGGGAGCCGGTGCCGCTGGCGGGGCGGACGGTGCTGGTGGTGGACGACGGGGTGGCGACCGGGGCGTCCGCGCGGGCGGCCTGCCGGATCGTCCGGGCCCGGGGCGCGGCCCGGGTGGTGCTGGCGGTGCCGGTCGCCCCGCCGGGCTGGGCGGCGCTGCTGGCCGACGCGGCGGACGCGTACGTGGCGGTGCGCACCCCGGCGGGGTTCCGGGCGGTCGGCGAGTCGTACCGGGACTTCCGGCAGGTCCCGGACGCCGGGGTGCTGGCCGCGCTGGAGCGCCCGGCGGCGGGGGCGGCGCCGGAGACCGTCCGGTACGAGCCGGCGTCGGCGTCCGGCCCGGCCGTCCTGGAGGTGCCCGAACTCCCGTCCGGCGTGGTGGTGTTCGCGCCCGGCGACGGTGCGGGGCATCCGGCGGTCGCGGCGCGGCTGCACCGGGAGCGGCTGGCGACCGTCCGGTTCGGCCCGTCGGCGCCCGGCGGGGATGCGGCGGAGCGCCGGGAGGTGTCCGGTCCGGGGCCGGCGGGCGGGCGGTTGGCGGCGGCGACCCGGGCGGTGCTGCGGCACCCGGCACTGGCGGGCCTGTCGTACGGCTGGTTCGGGGCGGGCAGCGGCGCGGCGGCGGCGCTGGGGGCGGCGGCCGGGCCGGACGCGCCGGGCGGCGGTCCGGCCGCGATCGTCGCGTGCGGGGTCCGGCCGGAGTCGGCGGCGGTCCGGCTGTCGTCGGTGACCGCGCCGACGCTGCTGGTCGCGGGCGGGGCGAACCCCGAGGTGGTGGAGTGGAACCGGCGGGCCAGGGCCGAGCTGGGTGGCGAGAGCGCGCTGCGGATCGTCCCGGGCGCCGGACAGCTGTTCGAGGAGCCGGGCGGGTGGGAGGCGGTCGCCGAGCTGGCGGCCGGCTGGTTCGCCCGCCGGCTGCCCGGACGGTCGGGAGGCGAACGAGCCGAACGCTGA
- a CDS encoding SPW repeat protein — MSTHMSSGMEHHPDILALREHAERVTSTTAGQGAEALAICAGLFLAISPWVVGFTGFAGLTVSNLVLGLAYAVLMAGYGSAFGRTHARAWACVAIGAWTVVAPWAVNGGAHVRRTILTNTVTGGLMTCLALAAVGMVFAGMGMAGRHSR, encoded by the coding sequence GTGTCGACCCACATGTCGTCGGGCATGGAACACCATCCGGACATCCTGGCCCTGCGGGAACACGCGGAGCGCGTCACGTCCACCACCGCCGGGCAGGGCGCGGAGGCGCTCGCCATCTGCGCCGGCCTCTTCCTGGCGATCTCCCCCTGGGTGGTCGGGTTCACCGGCTTCGCCGGCCTGACCGTCAGCAACCTGGTCCTCGGCCTCGCCTACGCCGTCCTGATGGCCGGCTACGGCTCCGCCTTCGGCCGCACCCACGCCCGCGCCTGGGCCTGCGTGGCGATCGGCGCCTGGACGGTCGTCGCCCCCTGGGCGGTCAACGGCGGTGCGCACGTCCGCCGCACCATCCTGACCAACACCGTCACCGGCGGCCTGATGACCTGCCTGGCCCTCGCGGCCGTCGGCATGGTCTTCGCCGGGATGGGCATGGCCGGGCGGCACAGCAGGTAG
- a CDS encoding class II fumarate hydratase gives MADGQHEQQWRIEHDSMGEVRVPAAAKWQAQTQRAVENFPVSGQRLERAHIAALARIKAAAAVVNAELGVLDGETAAAIRSAAEEVAEGRWDDQFPVDVFQTGSGTSSNMNANEVIATLAAERLGRPVHPNDQVNASQSSNDVFPSSIHVAATGAVLHELVPALEHLAHALEEKSAAFATVVKSGRTHLMDATPVTLGQEFGGYAAQVRYGVERLYATLPRVAELPLGGTAVGTGINTPPGFSAAVIAEVARATGLPLTEARDHFEAQGARDGLVELSGQLRTIATGFTKIANDLRWMGSGPRTGLAEINLPDLQPGSSIMPGKVNPVLPEVVLMVAAQVVGNDTTVTVAGASGNFELNVMLPVIARNVLESVRLLASSARLLADRAVAGITANAERAREYAESSPSVVTPLNRYLGYEEAAKVAKQSLAERRTIRQVVLDRGYVERGLLTEAQLDEALDVLRMTRPERE, from the coding sequence ATGGCGGACGGACAGCACGAACAGCAGTGGCGGATCGAGCACGACTCGATGGGCGAGGTCCGCGTCCCGGCGGCGGCCAAGTGGCAGGCGCAGACCCAGCGGGCGGTGGAGAACTTCCCGGTCTCCGGGCAGCGGCTGGAGCGCGCGCACATCGCGGCGCTGGCCCGGATCAAGGCGGCGGCGGCGGTGGTCAACGCCGAGTTGGGCGTCCTGGACGGGGAGACCGCGGCGGCGATCCGGTCCGCGGCCGAGGAGGTGGCCGAGGGCCGCTGGGACGACCAGTTCCCGGTGGACGTGTTCCAGACCGGCTCCGGCACCTCGTCCAACATGAACGCCAACGAGGTGATCGCCACCCTGGCCGCCGAGCGGCTGGGCCGCCCGGTCCACCCGAACGACCAGGTCAACGCCTCGCAGTCGTCGAACGACGTCTTCCCGTCCTCGATCCACGTCGCGGCCACCGGCGCCGTGCTGCACGAGCTGGTCCCGGCGCTGGAGCACCTGGCGCACGCGCTGGAGGAGAAGTCCGCCGCGTTCGCGACGGTCGTCAAGTCCGGCCGGACCCACTTGATGGACGCCACCCCGGTCACCCTCGGCCAGGAGTTCGGCGGCTACGCGGCGCAGGTCAGGTACGGCGTCGAGCGGCTGTACGCGACCCTCCCCCGGGTCGCCGAACTGCCGCTCGGCGGAACGGCGGTGGGCACCGGCATCAACACCCCGCCGGGCTTCTCGGCCGCCGTGATCGCCGAGGTCGCCCGGGCCACCGGCCTGCCGCTGACCGAGGCCCGCGACCACTTCGAGGCGCAGGGCGCCCGGGACGGCCTGGTCGAGCTGAGCGGCCAGCTCCGCACCATCGCCACCGGCTTCACCAAGATCGCCAACGACCTGCGCTGGATGGGCTCCGGCCCGCGCACCGGCCTCGCCGAGATCAACCTCCCCGACCTGCAGCCCGGCTCCTCGATCATGCCCGGCAAGGTCAACCCGGTGCTGCCCGAGGTGGTGCTGATGGTCGCCGCGCAGGTGGTCGGCAACGACACCACCGTCACGGTGGCCGGCGCGAGCGGCAACTTCGAGCTCAACGTGATGCTCCCGGTCATCGCCCGGAACGTGCTGGAGTCCGTCCGGCTGCTCGCCTCCTCGGCCCGGCTGCTGGCCGACCGCGCCGTCGCCGGGATCACCGCCAACGCCGAGCGGGCCCGCGAGTACGCCGAGTCCTCCCCCTCGGTGGTCACCCCGCTCAACCGCTACCTCGGCTACGAGGAGGCCGCGAAGGTCGCCAAGCAGTCCCTGGCCGAGCGCCGGACCATCCGCCAGGTCGTCCTGGACCGCGGCTACGTCGAGCGCGGCCTGCTCACCGAGGCCCAGCTCGACGAGGCCCTCGACGTCCTGCGGATGACCCGCCCGGAGCGGGAGTAG